In one bacterium genomic region, the following are encoded:
- a CDS encoding HAD family phosphatase, with amino-acid sequence MKRNYSIKAVIFDMDGLMVDTEPLYSEAMKQVAAKRGKCFTLPLKQKLMGRLPIESLTIFKEELELEEPAIRLLEEREEIYTRLLAQNIKPMPGFFKLLHLLNEIGIRKAIASSSKRRFIELIVNKLGIVEQFEVIVSGEEVKYGKPNPDIYLLAAEKLNISPQECLVLEDALTGVMSAKAAKMKCIAVPNQFTQGLDFSCADLVVNSLEEVDKIFTLVVNSATD; translated from the coding sequence ATGAAAAGAAACTACTCCATTAAAGCCGTTATTTTTGATATGGATGGGCTAATGGTTGATACCGAGCCTTTATATTCTGAGGCAATGAAACAAGTAGCCGCAAAAAGAGGTAAATGCTTTACCCTACCGCTTAAACAAAAATTGATGGGAAGACTCCCGATTGAAAGTTTAACGATATTCAAAGAAGAACTGGAATTGGAGGAACCAGCAATAAGGCTTTTAGAAGAGCGAGAAGAGATTTACACAAGACTTCTGGCACAAAATATAAAACCTATGCCTGGATTTTTTAAGCTCCTTCATCTATTAAATGAAATCGGAATAAGGAAAGCCATTGCCTCATCTTCCAAAAGACGATTTATTGAATTGATTGTTAATAAATTAGGCATCGTTGAGCAGTTTGAAGTAATTGTTTCTGGAGAAGAGGTCAAATACGGTAAGCCAAATCCTGATATTTACTTATTAGCCGCAGAAAAATTAAACATTAGTCCGCAAGAGTGCCTGGTGTTAGAAGATGCACTAACAGGTGTAATGTCAGCAAAAGCGGCTAAAATGAAATGTATCGCTGTTCCAAACCAGTTTACTCAAGGACTGGATTTCTCTTGTGCCGATTTGGTCGTAAATAGTTTAGAAGAAGTGGATAAAATATTTACTTTAGTCGTAAATTCAGCCACTGATTAA